In Bacteriovorax sp. Seq25_V, the following are encoded in one genomic region:
- a CDS encoding mechanosensitive ion channel family protein: MSHLHLLNPNIVKIIYVVLLIFGSVLLPYILMPLLTRHKTEHQRMLIEKVVRYLLLIISFFMILKLYEIDLKVILGAAGIFSVAIGFASQTSASNLISGIFLLLERPFKVGDTIVVGEHRGIVVSLDLLSTRLRTFDNLMVRIPNESLMKSNLTNMTHFPIRRIDIKIPLDFDVELEIVEKELNLIVADIIECLDEPKPIFLVDGMNEHSMIVQFSFWTRIENIMSVKKQVYSQMIRRLNAIGIKISLPKRILVNN; this comes from the coding sequence ATGAGTCATTTGCATCTTTTAAATCCGAATATTGTTAAAATAATTTACGTTGTCTTACTGATCTTTGGCTCAGTTTTACTTCCGTATATCCTCATGCCATTACTAACTCGGCACAAAACAGAGCATCAGAGAATGCTGATTGAGAAGGTCGTAAGATATCTTCTATTAATCATTTCTTTCTTTATGATCTTAAAGCTCTATGAAATTGACTTAAAAGTTATACTTGGAGCGGCGGGGATATTTTCTGTCGCTATCGGTTTTGCTTCTCAAACTTCAGCGTCAAACTTGATTAGTGGTATTTTCTTGTTATTAGAGAGACCATTTAAGGTTGGTGATACGATCGTTGTTGGAGAGCACCGTGGAATCGTTGTCTCTCTAGACCTTTTGTCAACAAGGCTTAGAACTTTTGATAACCTCATGGTGAGAATACCAAATGAGTCGTTAATGAAGTCTAATCTTACCAATATGACTCATTTTCCAATTCGTCGAATTGACATCAAAATACCTCTGGATTTCGATGTGGAACTTGAAATAGTTGAGAAGGAATTAAATCTTATCGTTGCAGATATTATTGAATGTCTCGATGAGCCAAAGCCTATTTTTCTTGTTGATGGTATGAATGAACACTCAATGATTGTTCAGTTCTCATTTTGGACGAGAATAGAGAATATCATGTCGGTGAAAAAACAAGTCTACAGTCAAATGATTAGAAGACTTAATGCTATTGGAATTAAAATTTCTCTACCAAAGAGAATCTTGGTTAATAATTAA
- a CDS encoding DMT family transporter, which yields MESYILLGLGANFCFALATIIFTHFSNKVSSSWMNCAKASIACVCFFIFILSFEKMYAISTLGISLFFISGFIGLGVGDIFLLKSFSILGPGRTLMLFGFQPVFLGAMGKLLFNQDMELGKIISVIFFICCLITLSFESFRKDKSWGVKGMAIALLGMSLDSIGVLLTRHAFDISPGLSAMQGNLYRCLGAISVFVIMSFFRPLNFFSTFKSFTAKEKGFTIFGSILGTFLSLSLYLRALQTAHLGTLSGINITGTLFSSLFESIFLKRKPTISLFIALGFFICGMWSLISF from the coding sequence ATGGAATCATATATTTTACTTGGCCTTGGAGCAAACTTCTGCTTTGCTCTGGCCACGATTATCTTTACTCACTTTTCAAATAAAGTTTCAAGCTCTTGGATGAATTGCGCTAAGGCTTCTATTGCCTGTGTGTGCTTTTTTATTTTTATTTTATCTTTTGAAAAAATGTATGCGATTTCGACATTAGGGATTTCTCTTTTTTTTATCTCTGGTTTTATCGGACTTGGCGTGGGGGACATCTTTTTGTTGAAGTCATTTTCAATATTAGGTCCCGGTCGAACTCTTATGCTCTTTGGATTTCAACCAGTCTTTCTTGGGGCTATGGGGAAACTACTCTTTAACCAAGATATGGAACTTGGAAAAATTATTTCGGTGATTTTCTTTATTTGTTGTCTGATAACATTATCTTTTGAGTCGTTTAGAAAAGACAAGAGTTGGGGAGTGAAGGGAATGGCCATTGCACTTCTTGGAATGAGTTTAGATTCAATTGGTGTTCTTTTAACTCGTCATGCTTTTGATATTTCCCCAGGACTTTCGGCTATGCAGGGGAATCTCTATCGCTGCCTTGGAGCAATTTCGGTTTTTGTTATCATGAGTTTCTTTCGCCCTTTAAACTTCTTTTCAACCTTTAAGTCTTTCACGGCAAAAGAGAAGGGCTTTACAATCTTTGGAAGTATCCTTGGAACTTTTCTGTCTTTATCACTTTATCTTCGTGCTCTCCAAACAGCTCACTTAGGAACTCTCTCGGGGATCAATATTACAGGAACACTTTTTTCATCACTTTTTGAGTCAATTTTCTTAAAGAGAAAACCAACAATATCACTATTTATTGCTCTTGGATTTTTTATCTGTGGAATGTGGTCGTTAATTAGCTTTTAA
- a CDS encoding AarF/ABC1/UbiB kinase family protein codes for MKKLSKIKNSFVSRNSGLLKLALKSGMGILKNSQNPTEILKTIIGKDPAKFTEELSLYKGSIMKAGQLLSLYGEYYLPKELNVFLEALRSQSHYIDFDIIKSTIPARTLNELTFEKTPLAAASIGQVHLAKDSLGNEYAVKIQYKGIKKAIDTDIFFLKLFFKTAKVLPKGMNFDSVFDEVRKNLELETDYHNEARMIKAYRENLNKYDLHEINTPIVNVELSTEEVIVLSKIEGVTLDQFVKTSSDQKFKNNIAQKLFEIFLHEIFNFNLVQTDAHGGNYLIDDESKTLGLIDFGACVEYSKEDIKFYQNFLKYSVAENKELFLKSMRDFFSYTENKMEYDEDLLWQYVTIATDPVREESYNWAKTNLPDRLFDLGMKLQATIKAKKVPHQFVFIDRKVIGLFSLMRSLEAEFSVKASYEQIVKS; via the coding sequence ATGAAAAAACTTAGTAAAATAAAAAATAGTTTCGTTTCAAGAAACTCAGGACTTTTAAAGCTCGCTCTTAAATCAGGAATGGGCATCTTAAAAAATTCACAAAACCCAACAGAGATTTTAAAAACGATTATTGGAAAAGACCCTGCGAAATTTACAGAAGAGCTTTCACTATATAAAGGCTCTATCATGAAAGCTGGTCAACTCCTCTCCTTATATGGCGAGTACTACCTGCCAAAAGAACTTAATGTTTTTCTTGAAGCTCTTCGCTCGCAATCTCACTACATAGATTTCGATATTATCAAGTCGACAATTCCTGCGCGAACATTAAATGAGCTAACATTTGAGAAGACTCCCCTCGCGGCAGCCTCTATTGGCCAAGTCCATCTTGCCAAAGATAGTCTTGGCAATGAATATGCCGTCAAGATTCAATACAAAGGAATTAAGAAGGCCATCGATACCGACATCTTTTTTCTAAAATTATTTTTTAAAACGGCTAAAGTTCTACCAAAAGGGATGAACTTCGATAGTGTCTTTGACGAAGTTAGAAAAAACCTTGAACTTGAAACCGATTATCACAATGAAGCGAGAATGATAAAGGCGTACCGTGAAAATCTTAACAAGTACGACCTTCACGAGATCAATACTCCTATAGTGAATGTAGAACTATCTACAGAGGAAGTCATTGTTTTAAGTAAAATTGAAGGGGTCACTCTCGATCAATTCGTAAAGACTTCATCTGATCAAAAATTTAAAAATAATATTGCACAAAAGTTATTTGAAATATTTCTACACGAAATATTTAACTTCAATCTCGTACAAACAGATGCTCATGGCGGAAATTATCTTATCGATGATGAAAGTAAGACTCTAGGGTTAATAGATTTTGGAGCATGTGTTGAGTACTCGAAAGAAGACATTAAATTCTATCAAAATTTTCTGAAGTACAGTGTCGCAGAAAATAAGGAATTATTTTTAAAATCCATGCGAGACTTTTTTAGCTACACTGAAAACAAAATGGAATATGATGAGGATCTACTTTGGCAGTATGTAACAATAGCCACAGATCCTGTGCGAGAAGAATCCTATAATTGGGCCAAAACAAATCTTCCCGATCGATTGTTTGATTTAGGAATGAAACTTCAAGCGACTATTAAAGCCAAGAAAGTTCCACACCAATTTGTCTTCATTGATAGAAAAGTAATTGGCCTATTTTCACTAATGCGAAGCCTTGAGGCAGAATTTAGCGTCAAGGCAAGTTATGAACAGATCGTTAAAAGCTAA
- the grxB gene encoding glutaredoxin 2: MKLYHYVHCPFCVRVRMALGFLDMPYESIVTQYNDEKTPIDLTGKKMLPIMEFDNEAAMNESLDIIKKLDSKALISFDLYKNHEAEIEDLLSKIGSDVHSLCMPYWIWTPEFTTESRKYFQEKKEVKRGPFKNLIKNKEQFIDSLNETLKTLEERVSSFYRSDILTVADIMIASHLWGMYIFPEYQFSEKVHSYLQLVKKQCRFDYHVDFWK, encoded by the coding sequence ATGAAATTATATCACTACGTTCATTGTCCTTTTTGCGTACGCGTCAGAATGGCCTTAGGTTTTCTCGATATGCCGTATGAATCAATAGTCACACAATATAATGACGAGAAAACCCCAATTGATCTCACAGGGAAGAAGATGCTTCCAATTATGGAGTTTGATAATGAAGCAGCGATGAATGAGAGTCTTGATATCATCAAGAAGCTTGATTCTAAAGCTCTCATTAGCTTTGATCTTTATAAGAATCACGAAGCAGAAATAGAAGACTTACTTTCTAAAATTGGAAGCGATGTTCACTCTCTCTGTATGCCTTACTGGATTTGGACACCTGAATTCACGACAGAGAGTAGAAAGTACTTTCAAGAAAAGAAAGAAGTTAAGCGTGGGCCATTTAAAAATCTGATCAAAAACAAAGAACAATTTATTGATTCGCTGAATGAAACATTGAAAACACTTGAAGAAAGAGTGTCTAGTTTTTATCGAAGTGATATCTTAACTGTTGCTGATATTATGATCGCATCACACCTTTGGGGAATGTATATCTTTCCAGAGTACCAGTTTAGCGAAAAGGTTCATAGCTATCTCCAACTTGTGAAGAAGCAGTGTCGCTTTGACTACCACGTAGACTTTTGGAAATGA
- a CDS encoding MFS transporter, whose product MSLSMITKDRRFWPLFWTQFLGAANDNFFKNALVMMITYNSVHLMGMNSAALVALAGGIFILPYVTFSATAGQIADHYDKAQVIRVTKITELVIMLIAAVGFFLSSYGLLLVVLFLMGAQSSFFSPVKFGMLPEILNEDELTLGNAYIGGGTFLAILIGTILGGLSASLPGANIITSIGVVVVAALGIWSAWYQRDLGDNHDGVKIDYTFVKPTFEIIKRSFQEKKTLKAIIGISWFWLFGAALLSILPALCKELFQGSETVGTMFMSTFTIGMGLGSIVCNKLSGKRVEVGMVPLAAVGMSLFLLDLFWVCTNWNYHTLELLSIPDFFKLDGSVRAIFDLTMVTIFGGMFIIPQQAYMQRNSDPEYLARTIAANNIWNSVGMVVAAVTLMVLHSFKISLPHIVGLIALANLLFAYVLYRFYTEEMWRFIAMGLTKLMYNLKVEGENIIPTKGPVIIASNHVTFVDWLFIMAISPRPLRWVIDHIYYNIPGLKILFKHAKLIPVATKKENPEILEKSFKTMFEALDNGEILGLFPEGFLTRDGKLRKFQPGIKKIVDQTQAEVIPIVISGAWGSFFSHEGPGVFKGLNIFRRRTITLKILPKMPADNFCFKDLEGQIAKNYCDFPRTIEDGADFAK is encoded by the coding sequence TTGTCACTTTCAATGATTACAAAAGATCGCCGATTTTGGCCGCTATTTTGGACACAATTTCTTGGCGCAGCAAATGATAATTTTTTTAAAAATGCCCTTGTGATGATGATCACATATAATAGCGTTCACTTGATGGGGATGAACTCCGCGGCACTCGTTGCACTTGCTGGTGGGATTTTTATTCTTCCTTATGTGACCTTTTCAGCAACAGCAGGGCAGATTGCTGACCACTATGATAAGGCCCAAGTTATTCGTGTGACTAAGATTACTGAGCTCGTGATTATGTTGATCGCTGCAGTTGGGTTTTTCTTAAGTAGTTATGGTCTGCTGCTTGTGGTTCTCTTTTTAATGGGGGCGCAATCGTCATTTTTCTCTCCTGTGAAGTTTGGGATGCTCCCAGAAATTTTAAATGAAGATGAGCTGACTTTAGGTAATGCCTATATTGGTGGTGGAACTTTCTTAGCAATTCTAATTGGGACGATTCTTGGAGGTTTAAGTGCAAGCTTACCAGGAGCAAATATTATTACTTCAATAGGAGTGGTTGTTGTTGCGGCCCTTGGGATTTGGTCGGCGTGGTATCAGCGTGATCTTGGTGATAATCATGATGGCGTAAAGATTGATTATACTTTTGTAAAGCCAACATTTGAGATTATTAAACGTTCTTTTCAAGAAAAGAAAACACTTAAGGCCATTATTGGTATTTCATGGTTCTGGCTTTTTGGAGCGGCTCTTTTATCAATACTTCCAGCCCTTTGTAAGGAACTCTTCCAAGGGTCTGAGACAGTGGGAACGATGTTCATGTCGACGTTTACAATTGGAATGGGACTTGGATCAATCGTTTGTAATAAGCTTTCTGGAAAGAGAGTCGAAGTGGGGATGGTTCCGCTGGCAGCTGTTGGGATGAGTTTGTTTCTTCTCGATCTGTTTTGGGTCTGCACGAATTGGAATTATCACACGCTTGAACTTTTATCGATTCCAGACTTCTTTAAATTAGATGGTTCTGTAAGAGCGATCTTTGACTTAACGATGGTAACAATTTTTGGTGGGATGTTTATCATTCCTCAACAGGCTTATATGCAAAGAAATTCAGACCCTGAGTATCTTGCAAGAACAATTGCAGCGAATAATATTTGGAACTCTGTGGGAATGGTTGTGGCGGCCGTGACCCTGATGGTACTTCACTCATTTAAAATTTCTCTGCCACATATTGTAGGATTGATTGCTTTAGCTAACTTGCTATTTGCTTATGTTCTTTATCGCTTTTATACAGAGGAAATGTGGCGCTTCATTGCAATGGGCTTGACTAAGCTTATGTATAACTTAAAGGTCGAAGGGGAGAATATCATTCCAACGAAGGGACCTGTTATTATCGCTTCAAATCATGTGACATTTGTGGACTGGCTTTTTATTATGGCCATTTCGCCGAGACCTCTTAGATGGGTGATTGATCATATTTACTATAATATCCCTGGGCTTAAGATTTTATTTAAGCATGCAAAGCTCATCCCTGTGGCTACGAAGAAAGAAAATCCAGAGATTCTTGAAAAGTCTTTTAAGACGATGTTTGAGGCCCTTGATAACGGTGAGATTCTAGGATTATTCCCAGAAGGCTTTTTAACTCGAGATGGAAAACTTAGAAAGTTTCAACCAGGAATTAAAAAGATAGTTGATCAAACGCAGGCCGAAGTTATACCTATTGTTATTAGTGGGGCGTGGGGAAGTTTCTTTTCTCATGAAGGGCCAGGAGTATTTAAAGGATTAAATATTTTCAGACGTAGGACAATTACACTTAAGATTTTACCAAAGATGCCTGCGGATAATTTTTGTTTTAAAGATTTAGAAGGCCAGATTGCGAAGAACTATTGTGACTTTCCAAGGACGATAGAGGATGGAGCTGATTTTGCAAAGTAA
- a CDS encoding HAD family acid phosphatase, with protein sequence MELILQSKPKAIIVDLDGTLCDLSHRVHFVENPKNGVKDWESFFLGISEDQINLWCQEVIEAFLDRGYEILFVTGREESYRKITTDWLEKYKVRYQKLFMREHGDRREDSDVKVDIYQKEIENKYETLFVLDDRKSVVKAWRDLGLVCLQCDEGDF encoded by the coding sequence ATGGAGCTGATTTTGCAAAGTAAGCCAAAGGCCATAATTGTTGATCTTGATGGAACACTTTGTGACTTAAGTCATCGAGTGCACTTTGTTGAGAATCCAAAAAACGGCGTAAAAGATTGGGAGTCATTTTTCTTAGGAATTAGTGAGGATCAAATTAATTTGTGGTGCCAAGAGGTGATTGAGGCATTTTTAGATCGTGGTTATGAAATTTTATTTGTAACTGGTCGAGAAGAAAGTTATCGAAAAATTACAACTGATTGGCTAGAAAAATATAAGGTTAGATATCAAAAGCTTTTTATGCGTGAACACGGCGATAGACGTGAAGATAGTGATGTCAAAGTTGATATTTATCAAAAAGAGATAGAAAATAAGTATGAAACACTCTTCGTTTTGGATGATCGTAAGAGTGTTGTTAAGGCCTGGAGAGATTTAGGTCTTGTCTGCTTACAATGTGATGAAGGTGACTTTTAG
- a CDS encoding DASS family sodium-coupled anion symporter has protein sequence MAQKRTLKILSYMIAPIIFLVLAFAPIDLLISQKIFLAIFSFVISLWLLTDLPLFIPGILGVCLSVIFGITNVNDAFAPFASPIIFLFLGGFLLAKALEITGLDETLASFTLNISWARKSAKRTVFLFLLLCSVLSMWISNTAAVAMLLPLGIGLLKRLEVNFGIKDSKFSEVLLISLAYSATIGGNITPIGSPPNIIAIGFLSNLTGTNISFLGWMLITAPISILLFAIVYYQCIKLLPDQLENKLQETEKKTIVDYRLFSTAQKYVVAIFILTVFFWISPSVIGLFTSAGTPLHHFLNSNISAAVVGLFFASTLFLFPINSADKILTSDHVSQIDWPSLLLFGAGLSLGKILFNTGLAQIMADTITSAAGNMSVFFILSFLILFTIFFTELASNTASANILIPIMIALGETQGVNTMIVAVLFALACNSAFMLPVATPPNAIVFGTNLISKKSLMSHGLWINITSWLIFSLILIFAI, from the coding sequence ATGGCACAAAAGAGAACCTTAAAAATTTTATCGTACATGATTGCGCCGATAATTTTTTTGGTTCTCGCCTTTGCACCTATTGATCTTCTCATTTCACAAAAAATTTTCCTCGCAATTTTTTCTTTTGTAATATCTCTTTGGCTTCTCACAGACCTGCCTCTATTTATTCCAGGAATTCTTGGTGTCTGTCTCAGTGTCATTTTTGGAATTACAAATGTTAACGATGCCTTCGCGCCGTTTGCGAGTCCGATAATCTTCCTCTTTCTCGGGGGATTCTTACTGGCCAAGGCCCTAGAGATCACTGGCCTTGATGAGACTCTGGCTTCTTTTACACTTAATATATCCTGGGCGCGAAAAAGCGCCAAACGAACAGTCTTTTTATTTCTACTTTTATGCTCTGTACTTTCAATGTGGATTTCAAACACCGCAGCTGTCGCAATGCTCCTTCCTTTAGGAATAGGACTACTAAAAAGGCTTGAAGTCAATTTTGGAATTAAAGATAGTAAGTTCTCAGAAGTACTTTTGATCTCCCTTGCTTATAGTGCGACGATTGGAGGTAATATTACACCGATTGGTTCACCTCCAAATATTATTGCTATCGGATTTCTAAGTAACCTGACTGGAACAAATATCTCATTTCTAGGTTGGATGCTTATTACTGCTCCAATTTCGATACTACTTTTTGCTATCGTCTATTACCAATGTATCAAGCTTCTCCCTGACCAACTTGAAAATAAGCTTCAGGAGACAGAAAAGAAAACTATCGTTGATTATAGATTATTTTCAACAGCACAGAAGTATGTTGTTGCGATATTTATTCTCACTGTCTTTTTTTGGATAAGTCCAAGTGTGATTGGACTCTTCACTTCGGCCGGTACTCCATTACATCATTTTTTAAACAGTAATATATCTGCTGCAGTAGTAGGTTTATTCTTCGCTTCAACACTATTTCTCTTTCCAATTAATAGTGCAGACAAAATTTTAACGTCTGATCACGTTTCTCAAATTGACTGGCCTTCACTACTACTTTTTGGAGCTGGTCTTTCCCTTGGAAAGATTCTTTTTAACACAGGTCTTGCTCAAATTATGGCCGACACGATTACTTCCGCAGCTGGAAATATGAGTGTCTTCTTTATCTTATCGTTTCTTATTTTATTTACAATTTTCTTTACCGAGCTAGCCTCAAATACGGCCTCAGCAAATATTCTAATTCCAATTATGATTGCACTTGGGGAAACCCAAGGTGTGAATACGATGATCGTAGCAGTTCTTTTTGCACTAGCATGCAATAGTGCTTTTATGCTTCCAGTGGCGACACCACCAAATGCGATTGTATTTGGGACCAACCTCATTAGTAAGAAGTCACTTATGAGTCATGGGTTATGGATTAATATTACAAGTTGGCTGATCTTTTCTCTAATTTTGATTTTTGCTATTTAA
- a CDS encoding transketolase C-terminal domain-containing protein: MTVKLKPLSVKNKLASAPTTEPKYSVEVKNLAGETVKLGDPKVTRALVALMDQHAVIGGAAAHWGGPAAYAEMSSALHQIMFSSISNGKEWHENYNFVNDAGHAENGIYAVRANLGFDGLTFDDLRKFRSIESKLTGHGEAHLNPEGVFISNGPLGSGLPQAQGLAMGDKLSGSERATICVISDGACMEGEAKEAMAAIPGLAAKGKMNPFVMIISDNNTKLGGRISDDSFDMGLTFASLKDQGWNVINLEEGHDLQKVYHAIEDSIAKSKANANKPVALVIKTIKGYGVKSTEESASGGHGYPLGAYDDKLPGFISEIFQGEAPSYFLDWANEILASKPEKKSSSSSAPSDKVQTGVANALIKACEEGLPIFSVSADLQGSTGIKDFQKAFPNNFIDVGIAESNMVSAAVGLAKAGFIPVVDTFAQFGVTKGNLPLIMSQLSGGPVICLFSHSGFQDAADGASHQATTYFSAVSGIPNTVVISLSCKAEAESYMYQAVKRYEEAVKDGITPETTIFFFGREKHPISYTDSTDFTWGKAQVLREGTDGVVVTSGPLVQEALAAADELATKGKKITVINTPFINRFDTETVINQLKKNGGKLVTVEDHQVTGGAGSMLVHALKLAGAEFSVTSLGNHGHFGQSAYQAKELYKLHKMDSSAIVEVLK, encoded by the coding sequence ATGACAGTAAAGCTTAAGCCGTTAAGTGTAAAAAACAAATTAGCAAGCGCCCCAACAACAGAACCTAAGTATTCTGTTGAAGTAAAAAACCTTGCTGGAGAGACAGTAAAACTTGGAGACCCAAAGGTAACAAGAGCACTTGTCGCACTAATGGATCAACATGCTGTTATCGGTGGAGCTGCTGCTCACTGGGGTGGGCCTGCGGCCTATGCAGAAATGAGTTCTGCTCTTCACCAAATTATGTTCTCTTCAATATCAAACGGAAAAGAGTGGCATGAAAATTATAATTTCGTAAACGATGCGGGACACGCTGAAAACGGTATCTACGCTGTTAGAGCAAATCTTGGATTTGATGGATTAACTTTTGATGATCTAAGAAAATTCAGATCAATCGAATCAAAGCTTACTGGTCACGGAGAAGCTCACCTAAACCCAGAAGGTGTATTCATTTCTAATGGTCCTTTGGGATCTGGTCTTCCACAAGCACAAGGTCTTGCAATGGGTGACAAGTTATCAGGTAGTGAGAGAGCTACAATTTGTGTTATCTCTGATGGTGCATGTATGGAAGGAGAAGCTAAAGAAGCTATGGCAGCGATTCCTGGTCTTGCAGCAAAAGGAAAAATGAATCCATTTGTCATGATCATCTCTGACAATAATACAAAACTAGGTGGAAGAATTTCTGACGACAGTTTTGATATGGGACTAACATTTGCATCTTTAAAAGATCAAGGATGGAATGTTATCAATCTTGAAGAAGGTCACGACCTTCAAAAAGTTTACCACGCAATTGAGGACTCTATTGCCAAATCAAAAGCTAATGCTAATAAACCAGTGGCCCTTGTGATTAAAACAATCAAAGGTTACGGTGTTAAATCGACTGAAGAAAGTGCTTCTGGTGGACACGGTTATCCACTTGGAGCTTACGATGACAAACTTCCAGGATTTATCTCTGAAATCTTCCAAGGAGAAGCTCCTTCTTACTTCCTTGACTGGGCAAATGAAATCCTAGCAAGTAAACCAGAGAAAAAGTCTTCTTCAAGCTCAGCACCATCTGACAAAGTTCAAACAGGTGTTGCCAATGCTCTTATTAAAGCTTGCGAAGAAGGACTTCCAATCTTCTCTGTCTCTGCTGACCTTCAAGGTTCAACAGGTATTAAAGATTTCCAAAAAGCATTTCCAAATAACTTCATTGATGTTGGAATCGCAGAAAGTAATATGGTTTCAGCAGCAGTTGGTCTAGCAAAAGCCGGATTCATTCCAGTTGTTGATACATTCGCACAATTTGGAGTTACAAAAGGTAATCTTCCACTGATTATGTCACAACTTTCGGGTGGACCAGTAATTTGTCTTTTCTCTCACTCGGGTTTCCAAGATGCTGCTGACGGTGCTTCTCATCAAGCAACAACTTACTTCTCCGCAGTTAGTGGAATTCCAAACACAGTTGTCATCTCTCTTTCTTGTAAAGCAGAAGCTGAAAGTTATATGTACCAAGCAGTAAAGAGATACGAAGAAGCTGTTAAAGATGGAATAACTCCAGAGACAACAATCTTCTTCTTTGGAAGAGAAAAGCACCCAATTAGCTATACAGATTCCACAGATTTCACTTGGGGGAAAGCACAAGTTCTAAGAGAAGGAACTGATGGTGTTGTTGTTACAAGTGGTCCACTTGTTCAAGAAGCACTTGCTGCAGCAGATGAGCTTGCAACAAAAGGAAAGAAGATCACAGTTATCAATACTCCATTTATTAACCGTTTTGATACAGAAACAGTTATCAATCAACTTAAGAAGAATGGTGGAAAACTTGTGACGGTTGAAGATCACCAAGTAACTGGTGGTGCAGGTTCAATGCTTGTGCATGCCCTAAAGCTTGCCGGAGCTGAGTTTAGTGTAACCTCACTTGGTAACCATGGACATTTTGGCCAGTCTGCTTACCAAGCAAAAGAGCTTTATAAACTTCATAAAATGGACTCTTCAGCGATTGTTGAAGTTTTAAAATAA
- a CDS encoding aldehyde dehydrogenase family protein yields MQNFLSTSSFIANSWVQGNTTEILEVKDKYNQNTLSEITLLSSSQIEFAIEQAEIAFEEMKKWDQGKRSDHLFKLASLLEENKETFASLICAEAGKPIAYAKAEVERSIFTLKVSAEEARRICGEVIPLNFNHGSGLEGYTKRFPLGVIACISPFNFPLNLALHKIGPALAAGNTVVLKPSPYAPLTVLALASLAKQAGFVAGALNVVICDNDVASQLVSDERVKMISFTGSPAIGWMLKEKAKKKKITLELGGNASVIVDTSADIEDACKKIVQGAFLYSGQICISTQRVYVDSTIYEEFIETLLALTEEVVCGDPNDVSTIVGPVIDEMHLNRIHRWVKEAVSDGAQVLSGGHILDEEHNIYAPTILTDTTPDMKVVKEEIFGPVVIVERTDYFDEAIELVNDSKFGLQAGLFTNQLDQMKYAFNKIEVGGLIVNNVPGFRIDSMPYGGIKDSGLGREGIRYAIEDMTEPRLLVF; encoded by the coding sequence ATGCAAAATTTTCTGAGTACAAGCTCATTCATCGCCAATTCGTGGGTTCAAGGGAACACCACAGAAATTTTAGAAGTTAAAGATAAATATAATCAAAATACACTTAGCGAGATCACCCTTCTAAGTTCATCGCAAATTGAGTTTGCCATCGAGCAGGCCGAAATTGCTTTTGAAGAAATGAAGAAGTGGGATCAGGGAAAAAGAAGTGATCATCTCTTTAAACTCGCAAGTCTGCTTGAAGAGAATAAAGAAACTTTTGCAAGTCTTATCTGTGCAGAAGCAGGGAAGCCGATTGCCTATGCTAAAGCAGAAGTTGAAAGAAGTATCTTTACCCTAAAAGTTTCAGCTGAAGAAGCCAGACGAATTTGTGGTGAAGTCATTCCATTAAACTTCAATCATGGTAGTGGACTAGAGGGATATACAAAGAGATTTCCACTTGGTGTTATTGCTTGTATCTCACCGTTTAATTTCCCACTTAATCTCGCACTTCATAAAATTGGACCGGCCTTAGCCGCTGGAAATACGGTTGTTTTAAAGCCTTCACCATATGCTCCTTTAACAGTTCTCGCCCTTGCATCTCTTGCAAAGCAAGCGGGCTTTGTTGCTGGTGCTCTTAACGTCGTTATTTGTGATAACGATGTAGCTTCTCAGTTAGTTTCAGATGAAAGAGTGAAGATGATTTCTTTTACTGGTTCACCTGCAATTGGGTGGATGTTAAAAGAGAAGGCAAAGAAGAAGAAAATTACTCTAGAGCTTGGTGGCAACGCTTCAGTGATTGTTGATACAAGTGCAGATATTGAAGATGCGTGTAAGAAAATTGTTCAAGGAGCGTTTCTATATTCCGGACAAATTTGTATTTCTACACAAAGAGTTTACGTAGATTCAACTATTTATGAAGAATTTATTGAAACACTACTTGCACTCACTGAAGAAGTGGTATGTGGTGACCCAAATGACGTTTCAACCATTGTTGGACCTGTTATTGATGAAATGCACTTGAATAGAATTCACCGCTGGGTGAAGGAAGCCGTGAGCGATGGAGCACAAGTTCTAAGCGGTGGGCATATTCTCGATGAAGAGCATAATATTTACGCACCAACTATCCTAACTGACACAACACCTGATATGAAAGTAGTGAAAGAAGAGATTTTCGGACCAGTCGTGATTGTTGAAAGAACTGATTACTTCGATGAGGCAATAGAGCTTGTTAATGATAGTAAGTTTGGTCTTCAGGCAGGGCTTTTTACGAATCAGTTAGATCAAATGAAGTATGCATTTAATAAAATTGAAGTTGGTGGTCTCATTGTGAATAACGTTCCAGGTTTTAGAATCGATTCGATGCCATACGGTGGGATTAAAGATTCTGGACTTGGAAGAGAAGGAATTCGCTACGCAATTGAAGATATGACTGAACCGAGGCTATTAGTTTTTTAA